The Algoriphagus halophilus genome window below encodes:
- a CDS encoding AsmA-like C-terminal region-containing protein yields the protein MKKTLIILSAIFLFLIASAIAIPFIFKDKIAARIDQEIAQSVNAKVLYDLDNISLSIFRNFPDISANVKDFGIVGNAPFENDTLARLNELQIDFNLKSVLFDEYPTLTGIHLNGGSLYIKVLEDGTANYDITYPSKESTPSEESNMRIGVDQIEINHLNLVYDDRSLSYFMALGDINALGNGEFTSEVYELPIELEALIAEINYEGTSYLSNKTFSGETLLNIDMGNMKFTLGEGDFQLNDLLFGLTGYLAMPADDIELDLAFSGKNNEFKSVLSLVPGIYSESFSSLETSGTMDFSGFVKGVYNDTKFPSFDISLKIADGMFQYPDLPTPVKNVSLDLRVLNETDHLDNTSVAIPTFNLDFGSNPLSGKFFLQDLISYTMDAAINGNLNLEEITSIFPIDGLSLKGNLAINATAKGRYDSIAGVIPAIDAKLVLANGYAKSTDYPAPIENINVNALIQNNSGNINDFLVNLSQFGFELEEEQIQGEMKITDFEKLNWEGAIKGGVDLKKIMAIFPMEDMNLEGRIQADILTQGSYAALEAGKYQQLDTKGRMEVSGFKYSSSEVPQGVEISKAIAEFSPASIKLTEFDSKLGESPVQATGSLSNYMEYLLGENGTLKGQLAIKSTRFNVNEWMTEDNSPDTSNTEMTVIELPTNIDFSMSVAANEVIYDNMSLRDMKGSMTLKDGVLKFSDASMNTLGGSIALSGTYDPRDITVPKFNFDLNIVELSIAEAFKSFNTVKAFAPIAQNLTGKFNSNLSFSGNLGQDMMPLLSSLDGSGLLKIAETALKDSKILEGITSLTKLKDVNTLQLRNISIPITIDNGVMDVKPFDVKLWDYEANVQGSAGFDGSINYLVNMQVPAGKFGVQANSILATISGSAVDENTKIPIALNLSGTYNSPKIALAGGNSIESLLTDALKARVSGETQALQTKATEQFNAAQDSIKKEMKLKAEVVQDSVKKEFEKQANVTKDKAVDEAKKLLKGFLSAPKETKPDTTKIKEN from the coding sequence ATGAAAAAGACTCTAATAATACTATCTGCTATATTTTTATTCCTGATCGCTTCGGCCATCGCCATTCCCTTCATATTCAAGGATAAAATAGCTGCCCGAATTGACCAAGAAATTGCCCAATCTGTGAATGCCAAGGTGCTTTATGACCTGGATAATATTAGTCTTAGCATTTTTAGAAACTTCCCTGACATTTCTGCCAATGTCAAAGATTTTGGAATCGTAGGAAATGCTCCTTTTGAAAATGATACACTCGCTAGACTAAATGAATTACAAATAGATTTTAATCTGAAATCAGTGCTTTTCGACGAGTACCCTACTTTAACTGGTATTCATCTAAATGGGGGAAGTCTTTATATTAAAGTCCTGGAGGATGGGACTGCCAATTACGACATCACTTATCCCTCAAAAGAAAGTACACCCTCCGAGGAGAGCAATATGAGAATTGGAGTAGATCAAATTGAAATCAATCATCTTAACTTGGTATATGACGATCGTTCCCTCAGTTATTTTATGGCCTTAGGAGATATAAATGCTTTGGGAAATGGAGAATTTACATCAGAAGTTTATGAATTGCCAATAGAACTGGAGGCCTTAATTGCTGAAATAAATTATGAAGGGACCAGTTACCTTTCCAATAAGACTTTTTCTGGAGAGACCTTGCTCAATATTGATATGGGTAATATGAAATTTACGCTAGGAGAAGGTGATTTTCAACTAAATGATTTATTGTTTGGGCTTACAGGGTACTTGGCTATGCCTGCTGATGATATTGAGTTGGATCTAGCTTTCTCTGGAAAAAACAATGAATTTAAAAGTGTCCTTTCCCTGGTTCCGGGTATCTATTCAGAAAGCTTTTCCAGTCTGGAAACATCTGGGACCATGGATTTCTCGGGTTTTGTCAAAGGAGTTTATAATGATACAAAATTCCCCTCTTTCGATATCAGCTTGAAGATCGCAGACGGGATGTTTCAATACCCCGACCTTCCTACACCAGTCAAAAATGTTAGTCTTGACCTTCGAGTATTAAACGAAACCGATCATTTGGACAATACCTCTGTTGCAATCCCTACTTTCAATTTAGATTTCGGCAGCAATCCGCTTTCAGGTAAATTCTTTTTGCAAGATTTGATTTCCTACACAATGGACGCTGCAATCAACGGGAATTTGAACCTAGAAGAAATAACTTCCATTTTTCCAATTGATGGATTGTCGCTGAAAGGAAACCTTGCGATCAATGCCACTGCAAAAGGTAGGTATGATTCTATCGCCGGAGTGATTCCAGCAATTGATGCAAAACTAGTGTTGGCAAATGGCTATGCAAAAAGCACCGATTATCCTGCCCCAATTGAAAATATCAATGTGAATGCTTTGATACAGAACAACAGTGGCAACATAAATGATTTCTTGGTTAACCTAAGTCAGTTTGGTTTTGAACTGGAAGAAGAGCAAATCCAAGGAGAAATGAAAATCACTGATTTTGAGAAGTTGAATTGGGAGGGAGCAATCAAAGGGGGAGTGGACCTGAAAAAAATCATGGCTATTTTTCCTATGGAGGACATGAATTTAGAAGGACGAATTCAAGCAGATATTTTAACTCAGGGATCCTATGCTGCCTTGGAAGCAGGGAAATATCAGCAATTAGACACCAAAGGTAGAATGGAAGTATCAGGATTTAAGTACAGCTCATCAGAGGTTCCTCAAGGTGTAGAAATATCCAAAGCAATCGCAGAGTTTAGTCCCGCAAGTATTAAGCTAACAGAATTTGACTCAAAATTAGGAGAAAGTCCTGTTCAAGCGACCGGATCATTGTCCAACTACATGGAATATCTGCTAGGTGAAAATGGTACTTTAAAAGGTCAATTGGCGATCAAAAGTACTCGGTTCAATGTGAACGAATGGATGACAGAGGACAATAGCCCTGACACTTCAAACACTGAAATGACTGTCATTGAGCTTCCAACAAATATTGATTTTAGCATGAGCGTTGCAGCGAATGAAGTCATTTATGACAACATGAGTCTGAGAGATATGAAGGGGAGCATGACCTTGAAGGATGGAGTGTTGAAGTTCAGTGATGCCTCTATGAATACATTGGGTGGAAGCATTGCATTAAGTGGGACTTATGACCCTAGAGATATTACAGTACCAAAATTTAATTTTGATTTGAATATCGTGGAATTAAGTATAGCCGAGGCTTTTAAATCATTTAATACAGTCAAAGCTTTTGCACCTATTGCACAAAACCTGACCGGAAAATTCAATTCAAACCTTAGCTTCTCAGGAAACCTGGGCCAAGATATGATGCCTCTTTTGTCAAGTTTGGATGGCTCTGGTTTGTTAAAAATAGCGGAAACTGCCCTAAAAGACAGTAAAATTTTAGAAGGCATCACCAGCTTGACCAAACTGAAAGATGTCAATACGCTACAATTGAGAAATATTTCCATCCCCATTACCATTGATAATGGGGTAATGGATGTGAAGCCATTTGATGTTAAACTTTGGGATTATGAAGCAAATGTACAAGGATCAGCTGGGTTTGATGGATCCATTAATTACTTGGTCAATATGCAGGTTCCGGCCGGAAAATTTGGCGTGCAAGCCAATTCCATTTTGGCTACCATTTCGGGATCTGCGGTGGATGAAAACACCAAAATCCCCATCGCTTTGAATCTTTCAGGCACATACAATTCTCCAAAAATAGCTTTGGCAGGAGGAAATAGTATAGAAAGTTTATTGACAGATGCATTAAAAGCTAGAGTAAGTGGGGAAACTCAAGCATTGCAAACGAAAGCCACTGAGCAATTCAATGCTGCTCAGGATAGCATCAAGAAAGAAATGAAGCTAAAGGCAGAAGTAGTTCAGGATAGTGTCAAAAAAGAATTTGAAAAGCAGGCAAATGTCACCAAAGACAAAGCAGTGGACGAAGCTAAAAAACTACTGAAAGGATTTTTATCTGCTCCCAAAGAAACCAAACCAGATACCACCAAAATCAAAGAAAACTAA
- a CDS encoding DUF4382 domain-containing protein: MKNLFNYLMLLGVMLFAVACSNDDETLNGGNARVNFYLVDAPGDFDEVWIEVLAIRVKADDDSMDDDAQGNDDDDDGNESDWIEIPYDEASPYVNLMDLTGENSLFIGSEDFPEGEIDQLRLVLGDDNYVVKDGVRSDLNTPSAQQSGLKIKVDEDIQGGMSYNLVIDFDVAKSIVVAGNSGNINLKPVLRAYMEEAASGVMGQVFPAEAQPVAVNAQKGDDEYNTFVDDNGNFKMLGMDDGVYTITFTPNEGYQVLVVENVVVEEGVVLTLDPITLLPIEE; this comes from the coding sequence ATGAAGAATCTATTTAATTATTTGATGTTGCTTGGAGTAATGCTTTTTGCTGTTGCATGCTCCAATGATGATGAAACTCTAAATGGAGGAAACGCCAGAGTAAATTTTTACTTGGTAGATGCACCTGGAGATTTCGACGAAGTTTGGATTGAAGTGCTTGCAATCAGGGTTAAAGCAGATGATGATTCCATGGATGATGATGCTCAAGGCAATGATGATGATGATGATGGGAATGAATCTGATTGGATAGAAATTCCTTACGATGAAGCTAGCCCCTACGTGAATTTGATGGACCTAACAGGAGAAAATTCCTTATTTATTGGTTCGGAAGATTTTCCTGAAGGTGAAATCGATCAATTGCGATTGGTGCTCGGAGATGATAATTATGTTGTCAAAGATGGAGTACGTTCTGATTTGAATACTCCAAGTGCTCAGCAAAGTGGATTGAAAATTAAGGTAGATGAAGATATCCAAGGAGGAATGAGCTATAATCTAGTGATTGACTTTGACGTTGCTAAATCTATCGTAGTGGCAGGAAACTCAGGAAACATCAATTTGAAACCTGTATTAAGAGCATACATGGAAGAAGCAGCTTCTGGCGTAATGGGTCAAGTGTTCCCAGCAGAAGCTCAACCTGTGGCAGTGAATGCCCAAAAAGGTGATGATGAGTACAATACATTTGTCGATGACAACGGTAACTTCAAAATGCTTGGAATGGATGATGGAGTCTATACTATTACGTTTACTCCAAATGAAGGATACCAAGTATTGGTGGTAGAGAATGTAGTAGTAGAGGAAGGCGTGGTATTGACGCTTGATCCGATAACACTTTTACCAATAGAAGAATAA
- the dgt gene encoding dGTP triphosphohydrolase, whose protein sequence is MKWEKLLARGRFGDEPGFIPTQITRSEFEVDYDRIIFSAPFRNLQDKTQVFPLPEQAFVHTRLTHSLEVSSVGRSLGKSAGEFLLEKYPNLQKTGISAYEVGAIVAAAALTHDIGNPPFGHAGEEAISDFFKFHDTGKCWESHVRGEQWADLCNFEGNAQGFRMLVSKSNGLKLTYATLAAFTKYPRPSFIPHRDIARRSQKKYGFFINQLVDFEQMGNFLGMEKSSPECWLRHPLAFLVEAADDICYSIIDLEDGCTLGLVSFEETVKLLAPILKDKFDPKKLKNRTNSQNLGALRALAIGELIRETVEVFAQYEESMCKGNFDKALTDIIPSAKALQQISKVSVDKIYRSKVVLEKEAAGFQVLEGLLSVFSQALYHQFYLPERFSGQDKSILRLLPEDFPLKGWGAEVNPYPLLRSLVDFISGMTDKYAVNLYRRVKGISFPGS, encoded by the coding sequence ATGAAATGGGAAAAGTTATTGGCCAGGGGCAGATTTGGAGATGAGCCCGGTTTTATTCCAACTCAAATAACAAGAAGTGAATTCGAAGTTGATTATGATAGGATCATTTTTTCTGCTCCTTTTCGAAACCTACAGGATAAGACACAGGTCTTTCCTTTACCCGAACAGGCTTTTGTACACACTCGTTTAACGCATAGCCTAGAAGTATCAAGCGTAGGAAGGTCATTAGGTAAGTCTGCTGGGGAATTTTTATTGGAAAAGTACCCTAATCTGCAAAAAACAGGGATTTCAGCATATGAAGTAGGAGCGATAGTAGCTGCTGCTGCCTTGACTCATGATATTGGAAATCCACCTTTTGGACATGCAGGAGAAGAAGCCATTTCCGATTTTTTTAAATTTCATGATACCGGAAAATGTTGGGAATCACATGTAAGAGGTGAACAGTGGGCAGACCTTTGCAACTTTGAGGGTAATGCACAGGGATTCAGAATGTTAGTTTCAAAATCCAATGGACTGAAACTCACTTATGCTACGCTAGCTGCATTTACTAAATATCCTAGACCTAGCTTTATTCCACATCGGGATATCGCAAGAAGAAGTCAGAAGAAATATGGCTTTTTTATCAATCAACTGGTTGATTTTGAGCAAATGGGAAACTTTTTGGGAATGGAGAAATCCAGCCCGGAATGTTGGTTACGACATCCCTTGGCATTTTTGGTAGAAGCGGCCGATGACATATGCTACAGCATTATTGATTTGGAAGATGGATGTACTCTAGGACTGGTTAGTTTTGAAGAAACTGTCAAGCTTTTAGCTCCTATTTTAAAAGATAAATTTGATCCGAAAAAATTGAAAAATCGGACCAATTCTCAAAACTTGGGAGCCTTAAGGGCATTGGCAATCGGAGAGTTAATCCGTGAAACTGTAGAAGTTTTTGCACAGTATGAGGAGAGCATGTGCAAGGGAAACTTTGACAAAGCATTGACTGACATCATTCCTTCTGCCAAAGCACTTCAACAAATCTCCAAAGTCTCTGTAGATAAAATTTATCGCTCTAAAGTGGTACTTGAAAAAGAAGCAGCCGGATTTCAGGTTCTGGAAGGATTACTTTCTGTATTCTCCCAAGCATTATATCACCAATTCTATCTTCCTGAAAGATTCTCAGGTCAGGACAAAAGTATCTTACGACTGCTACCTGAAGACTTTCCATTGAAAGGTTGGGGAGCGGAAGTGAATCCATATCCATTATTGAGATCTTTGGTTGATTTCATATCTGGAATGACAGATAAATATGCTGTCAATCTATATAGAAGAGTCAAAGGGATTTCCTTTCCGGGATCTTAA
- a CDS encoding PQQ-dependent sugar dehydrogenase, producing the protein MSHLVNKIYKGQIFMVFLLCLGLISCKETEPADDPTIKPEENRFTKVVLTEGMDEPMEMTFLPGKRVLIVERKGGVKILDENTGEMTLVATIPVNTKYTNKEGAVREAEEGLMGVIAHPDFEKNHWIYLYYADPVDTQHVLARYELDGTTLKEETKKILLVVPTQREECCHTGGGMVFDQEGNLYLTVGNNTVNPRTGSSNLDERPGHENSDDQRAPGNTNDLRGKILRIHPEDDGTYTIPEGNLFPVGTEKTRPEIYTMGHRNPWRPTLDSETGYLYWGEVGPDASVDSIWGPKGYDEFNQAKGPGFFGWPYFIANNRPYNRHDLATDTYGAPYDVNNPVNESVNNTGLRQLPTPVVPAFIYYPYGVSEEFPMLGSSGRSATGGPVFRKNDFSKNAPFVFPAYYEGKWLIVDFMRGWIMAVTMDENGDYQSMERFLPNDNFSSAIDMDFGPDGALYVLEYGSAWFRGNSNSKLVKIEYNAGNRKPNVSVSADVLAGAVPFTTNFSSEGTSDYDDYDQGKLDYSWSISSDNGTKEVLQGENASYTFETPGVYKVQLTVTDTKGESNVANLELIAGNDRPAVSIDFNGKNRTFYFGENTLDYQVSVSDKEDGSTSDGSIKSEEVAITFDYVPSGFDPIEMASNQSGAESMAVLNIGRNLIEASDCKSCHQYDTTSIGPSYTAVAQKYSNTPANVDMLVSKIINGGSGVWGDHAMSAHPQLSEADAKRMVEYIFSLNEVNPTVTSLPLEGKLKPEIPADEDGQGGFLLRAFYTDKGAGNITSLTGEDYVALRNPFLDPQLSELRKGVQLLTTPSINFFMVGDQSYIGFKDIDLTEVKEIVLYLGISSRNGAKGASVEVRVDSPNGTIIGQTEKVTEAPNGGFRPPAGVSRLEWRRQNSAKPTAKLSEISGKHDIYFIFKNADAKSEEILAAINEIEFKK; encoded by the coding sequence ATGAGCCATTTGGTAAATAAAATTTATAAAGGCCAGATATTTATGGTCTTCTTATTATGCCTGGGTTTGATTTCCTGTAAAGAAACGGAGCCAGCAGATGACCCTACTATCAAACCTGAGGAAAATCGCTTCACTAAAGTGGTTTTGACAGAGGGGATGGATGAACCCATGGAAATGACTTTTCTTCCTGGAAAGAGGGTGTTGATCGTAGAAAGAAAAGGGGGAGTCAAAATACTTGATGAGAATACCGGTGAAATGACGTTGGTAGCTACCATTCCAGTAAATACGAAATACACCAATAAAGAAGGGGCTGTACGAGAGGCAGAAGAAGGTTTGATGGGTGTTATCGCACATCCGGATTTTGAAAAAAACCATTGGATTTATCTTTATTATGCAGATCCTGTGGATACGCAGCACGTCTTGGCGCGCTATGAATTGGATGGTACAACTCTGAAAGAAGAGACCAAAAAAATTCTTTTGGTTGTTCCCACCCAACGCGAAGAATGTTGTCATACCGGTGGAGGGATGGTCTTTGATCAAGAAGGCAATTTATACCTAACCGTGGGCAATAATACTGTAAACCCAAGAACAGGTTCTTCTAATCTGGATGAAAGACCGGGTCATGAAAATTCAGATGATCAAAGAGCTCCAGGAAATACCAACGATCTAAGGGGAAAAATTTTAAGAATCCATCCAGAAGATGATGGCACGTATACTATTCCTGAAGGAAATTTATTCCCAGTAGGCACAGAGAAAACCAGACCGGAAATCTATACGATGGGACACAGGAACCCTTGGAGGCCTACCTTGGATAGTGAAACGGGTTACCTGTATTGGGGAGAAGTAGGCCCGGATGCTTCAGTGGATTCCATTTGGGGACCTAAAGGGTATGATGAATTTAACCAAGCCAAAGGTCCTGGATTTTTCGGTTGGCCTTACTTTATTGCAAATAATAGACCTTACAATAGACATGATCTGGCCACCGATACCTATGGAGCCCCTTATGATGTCAACAACCCTGTCAATGAGTCTGTAAATAATACGGGTTTAAGACAGCTACCTACTCCTGTGGTACCTGCATTTATTTATTATCCTTATGGAGTGTCTGAGGAGTTCCCAATGCTAGGTAGTTCAGGGAGAAGTGCTACAGGTGGACCGGTCTTTAGAAAGAATGACTTTTCAAAAAATGCTCCGTTTGTTTTCCCAGCTTATTATGAGGGCAAATGGTTAATAGTAGACTTCATGAGAGGTTGGATCATGGCAGTTACCATGGATGAAAATGGTGATTATCAATCTATGGAGCGTTTTCTTCCCAACGATAACTTCAGTTCTGCGATAGATATGGATTTTGGACCAGACGGAGCATTATATGTTTTGGAGTATGGTAGTGCCTGGTTTAGGGGAAATTCCAATTCTAAATTGGTCAAAATCGAATACAATGCTGGAAATAGAAAGCCTAACGTAAGTGTCTCTGCAGATGTGTTGGCTGGAGCAGTTCCATTTACCACTAATTTTTCTTCTGAAGGAACCAGTGATTACGATGATTACGATCAAGGCAAGCTTGACTATTCTTGGTCTATATCTTCGGATAACGGCACTAAAGAAGTGCTTCAAGGAGAAAATGCTTCATATACCTTTGAAACCCCAGGAGTATATAAAGTCCAACTTACGGTGACAGATACCAAGGGAGAGTCAAATGTAGCAAACTTGGAGCTGATAGCCGGAAATGATCGTCCAGCAGTTAGTATTGATTTTAATGGAAAAAATAGAACCTTCTATTTTGGGGAGAATACATTGGATTACCAAGTAAGTGTTTCAGATAAAGAAGATGGTTCTACTTCAGATGGATCTATTAAATCTGAGGAAGTGGCCATCACCTTTGATTATGTACCGTCTGGATTTGACCCAATAGAAATGGCATCCAATCAAAGTGGTGCAGAGTCTATGGCAGTTTTGAATATTGGAAGAAATTTGATTGAAGCCAGTGATTGTAAATCTTGTCATCAATACGACACTACTTCAATTGGGCCAAGCTATACTGCAGTGGCCCAAAAATATTCGAATACTCCTGCTAATGTAGATATGCTGGTAAGTAAGATTATTAATGGAGGTAGTGGCGTATGGGGAGATCATGCCATGAGTGCTCACCCTCAACTTTCTGAAGCTGATGCCAAAAGAATGGTGGAATATATATTCAGTTTGAATGAAGTGAATCCAACAGTTACTTCTCTTCCTTTGGAAGGAAAATTGAAACCAGAAATTCCAGCTGATGAAGATGGCCAAGGTGGATTTTTATTAAGAGCTTTTTATACTGACAAAGGAGCTGGCAATATTACTTCCTTGACTGGAGAGGATTATGTGGCTTTAAGAAATCCTTTCTTGGATCCACAGCTTTCGGAGTTACGAAAAGGAGTTCAATTACTGACAACACCTAGTATCAATTTCTTTATGGTAGGTGACCAATCCTACATAGGATTCAAGGATATTGATTTGACAGAAGTAAAGGAAATAGTTCTTTACCTTGGAATTAGCAGCAGAAACGGAGCCAAAGGAGCATCTGTGGAGGTAAGAGTTGACTCCCCTAACGGAACGATTATTGGTCAAACTGAAAAAGTTACGGAAGCACCTAATGGAGGTTTCAGACCTCCAGCAGGAGTATCACGTTTGGAATGGAGAAGACAAAATTCTGCCAAACCCACTGCGAAATTATCTGAGATAAGCGGGAAGCATGATATATACTTTATATTCAAAAATGCAGATGCGAAATCTGAGGAAATCTTAGCTGCGATAAATGAAATAGAATTCAAAAAATAA
- a CDS encoding DUF4382 domain-containing protein produces MLNLILIDAPAQWDSVFVEVQGVDVELIKSGREDGMIETFFLPYAPGDKKIEVSSLVGGEALLLGRDELPNGKVLGLTMRLGDEYFLYLDEKRYSMSLAESASNEVPIEIELDIEQGFSYDIVLDFDLEKSIKVIGEAPLSLELNPIIKAYKGAGTGEITGVVSPTALQPAVYAILDGDSISTHTNSSGTYNFRLPEGTYSLYFDPKNESFADTVIHNVEVVARETNSLDLVTLKLKP; encoded by the coding sequence TTGCTGAACCTTATTCTGATAGACGCACCGGCCCAATGGGATTCTGTTTTTGTGGAGGTCCAAGGGGTAGATGTAGAGTTGATCAAATCCGGAAGAGAAGATGGAATGATTGAAACCTTTTTTCTTCCTTACGCTCCTGGAGATAAAAAAATTGAAGTGAGTTCCTTGGTTGGTGGCGAAGCCCTTTTATTAGGTAGGGATGAATTACCTAATGGAAAGGTATTGGGTTTGACCATGAGATTGGGAGATGAATATTTTCTCTATTTAGATGAAAAAAGGTATTCTATGAGTTTGGCAGAATCTGCCTCCAATGAAGTTCCCATTGAAATAGAATTGGATATTGAGCAAGGGTTTTCCTATGATATCGTATTGGATTTTGATCTTGAAAAATCTATAAAAGTCATAGGTGAAGCACCATTGTCTTTGGAATTGAACCCTATCATAAAAGCGTATAAAGGCGCAGGAACAGGAGAAATTACTGGAGTTGTTAGCCCAACTGCTTTGCAGCCGGCCGTTTATGCAATTCTAGATGGGGATTCAATAAGTACACATACCAACAGTTCTGGAACCTATAATTTTAGACTTCCTGAGGGAACCTATTCACTTTACTTTGATCCCAAAAATGAGTCTTTTGCAGATACTGTAATTCACAATGTGGAAGTAGTGGCTAGAGAAACAAATTCCTTGGATTTGGTAACCCTAAAACTGAAGCCTTAG
- a CDS encoding serine hydrolase domain-containing protein, whose amino-acid sequence MIKSLKNLLSISIGLALLLSSCTKQEEISDFIVNEGAVARLDSTLQAYVNSGNVAGISALIYEKDQEVYFNAFGFANKEKNIPMDRNTIVQIYSMTKPITGTSLMTLYEEGKFQLDDPLEKYAPEFANMKVYQGVDENGKMILVDAERPVTIRDITRHTAGFPNRDNIPGLSEVMKEKDARSYENTLTVMAEKIGSTPLWFQPGTQWEYGQSVDVQAFLVERISGIPYKEYVQEHVLGPLKMNDTRYVVREEDLDRFSAAYQRTGEGQLTQMPDSVAHAFNLKKWPLTPGGFGLTSTLDDYMTFARMLVNEGTLNGTTILKPETVKLMATNHLPDSVTERSWLPSKGRVGFGIDFAVRTDPPASAEEMNGVVGEFFWDGAASTLFWVDPVNELTAVMFVQLFPYDGISLHKNFRDAVYGKIDMNPTP is encoded by the coding sequence ATGATAAAATCATTAAAGAACCTTCTTTCCATCTCTATTGGTCTCGCTTTACTGCTTAGTTCTTGCACAAAGCAAGAAGAAATCTCAGATTTTATTGTTAATGAAGGTGCTGTAGCCAGATTGGACTCTACCTTACAAGCCTATGTAAATTCAGGAAATGTAGCAGGTATTTCTGCACTGATTTACGAAAAGGATCAGGAGGTGTACTTTAATGCTTTTGGTTTTGCCAATAAAGAGAAGAATATCCCGATGGACAGAAATACCATTGTCCAGATCTATTCCATGACAAAACCGATTACGGGTACTTCTTTGATGACATTATATGAAGAGGGGAAATTCCAATTAGATGATCCTCTTGAAAAATATGCACCTGAATTTGCCAATATGAAAGTTTACCAAGGGGTAGATGAAAATGGGAAAATGATTTTGGTAGATGCAGAGAGACCGGTGACAATCCGTGATATTACCAGGCATACAGCTGGCTTTCCAAACCGTGATAATATCCCCGGTTTGAGTGAGGTCATGAAGGAAAAAGATGCCAGAAGTTATGAAAATACACTCACTGTAATGGCTGAGAAAATTGGAAGTACTCCCCTATGGTTTCAACCTGGTACCCAATGGGAATATGGTCAATCTGTAGACGTACAGGCATTTTTGGTAGAACGAATTTCAGGAATTCCTTACAAGGAGTATGTTCAGGAGCATGTGTTGGGTCCTTTAAAAATGAACGATACACGATATGTGGTTAGAGAAGAAGATTTGGATCGATTTTCTGCTGCGTATCAGCGAACAGGAGAAGGACAGTTGACCCAGATGCCTGATTCTGTAGCCCATGCTTTTAACCTCAAAAAATGGCCTTTGACTCCAGGTGGATTTGGATTGACCTCTACATTGGATGACTATATGACCTTTGCGAGAATGCTTGTTAATGAGGGCACTCTAAATGGAACTACAATACTGAAACCAGAAACTGTAAAATTGATGGCTACCAACCATCTTCCGGATTCCGTTACAGAAAGATCTTGGCTTCCAAGCAAAGGAAGAGTAGGCTTTGGAATTGACTTTGCGGTAAGGACAGATCCTCCAGCTTCCGCAGAGGAAATGAATGGTGTGGTTGGAGAGTTTTTTTGGGATGGAGCGGCAAGTACTTTATTTTGGGTAGATCCTGTTAATGAATTGACTGCTGTCATGTTTGTCCAGTTATTCCCTTATGATGGAATAAGCCTTCATAAAAATTTTAGAGATGCAGTTTACGGGAAAATTGATATGAACCCCACTCCATAG